In a single window of the Helicoverpa zea isolate HzStark_Cry1AcR chromosome 9, ilHelZeax1.1, whole genome shotgun sequence genome:
- the LOC124633451 gene encoding uncharacterized protein LOC124633451, translating to MEYSRNILLAVVVVALACHSSGAPTRRSRAAALQTEEPTTARENKLQDEFKETTTTTEAPITARRNKALNLFGFYPSFLTSGVDYSEDDDDINFTVNDENFEDEDLSRTIPSRRRQQNKKKNGNGQYPNDSINSLQYENSPIFYIRLPPTPYMFVPGLGYVSQPPSLGPPMAPMMPQVPPQVADPFINLPIDFVSNGKPTGVYQWSGAPAYPQMPQVDPFGYGGQPMIPARPTYNVPSYSPPKPKPTPSNSKITNLKGQYVFNGKPQDNVYVLRDTYNSIYSDALQNFYP from the coding sequence ATGGAATACTCAAGAAACATTCTGCTAGCGGTGGTAGTGGTAGCGCTGGCATGCCACAGCAGCGGCGCGCCCACCAGGAGGTCACGCGCCGCCGCCCTGCAGACCGAAGAACCCACCACAGCCAGGGAGAACAAACTACAAGACGAGTTCAAGGAAACCACCACCACAACTGAAGCCCCAATAACCGCCAGAAGGAACAAAGCCCTCAACCTATTCGGCTTCTACCCCTCCTTCCTAACCTCCGGCGTTGACTACTCTGAAGATGACGATGACATCAACTTCACAGTCAACGACGAAAATTTCGAAGATGAGGACCTCTCCCGAACCATTCCCTCCAGGCGTAGACAACAGAACAAGAAGAAAAATGGCAACGGACAGTACCCGAATGATAGCATCAATTCCCTGCAGTATGAAAACTCGCCGATCTTCTATATCAGGCTGCCCCCCACTCCGTACATGTTTGTCCCTGGCTTAGGATACGTCTCTCAGCCACCAAGCCTCGGTCCCCCAATGGCCCCAATGATGCCTCAAGTACCGCCACAGGTCGCAGATCCCTTCATCAATCTGCCTATTGACTTTGTCTCAAATGGCAAACCTACGGGAGTGTATCAATGGAGCGGTGCGCCTGCATACCCTCAAATGCCACAAGTGGACCCATTCGGATACGGTGGACAGCCCATGATTCCAGCAAGGCCGACGTACAACGTACCCTCATACTCCCCACCGAAGCCCAAGCCTACTCCCTCAAACTCGAAGATAACAAACCTTAAAGGCCAGTACGTTTTCAATGGCAAACCACAGGACAATGTCTACGTGCTAAGAGACACATACAACTCCATATACTCGGATGCCCTGCAAAACTTCTACCCTTAA